Genomic segment of Rana temporaria chromosome 12, aRanTem1.1, whole genome shotgun sequence:
TTTCAAGTAAGATTGCCAAAGTTTGATGAGCATAAGAATAAGACTTTTTATGAAAAGAAAACTATATATGAGAGGGCGGGGACAAAATCTCAGCCAGTTAAAATAGAGGAGGACTATAATGCATTTATGCTGAGGCTAAAAGAAGCCGATAAGAGGAGAAAGGAAGCTGAGGAGGCCAATGTTCCTGAAGCACGCAGATATGAAAATCTAGGTAGGAAAGTATCTGTCCTGCTAACAAATGGTAAGCAGTACTTCGATGACACACTGCAATATGTACTCATCACAAACCGGTGTGAGAAAAACCAACTACAACACTTAAACTTTTTGAAATACTTGAAAATGTTGTGTGTTTTTGATTTTGATGCAGAGTCTGACATCAGTGGGCTACACTCCAAGTGTAAAGATTACCATCAGACGAATATATACTCCTTAAAGAGCTATGCCAGTGAGTACGGGAAGaacctggatgacattattaataaTCTGGGGCTCTTCAAGCACACAAGCTGGATATTTTGTAATGGACGGAAGAGTTTCCTTGGGGAAGATTTACCATGTGATGAGCAATCTTGGATCAAAAACAAAATGAAGCACTTTAAGAAAGCCGTTTCTTTAATCTGTGATAATATTGAGAAAGGATCCTTCATCGTGCTCTTCATGCTGTTGTCCCCTGTGGAAAAGCCAATTGTTAAAGCCTTGATGGAATTTTATGAGGAATTGAGCGGGATGGAATACATCACTTGTATCACAGAGTGTGAAGAATATTACACACAATGGGCTGGCTTGGCACAAGTGATATGTAACAGAACAGAACTTGACCAAAGAAGTGTTGTTGGCATGAAGCTCAGCCATGTTGACGCTACAGTTCAAGACATGATTCCAGAAAAAAACTTCAACAGAACGTTACCCGTCTCTACAAAAGGAGTTTGTGTTCTTACAACACCTAAAGAAGAAAAAATGAACTCCCTAAACATCTTGTGTGTAAATGAGTGTGAAAACACCAACCTTAAGGCCATAGACCCCAAGACACTTGAAAGTGATTTCTATCGAGGAGGAAAAATTAGCTGGAAACATTTGTGGCTTGCTGAGCAGACGAAATGTGGGGCATTCATTGAGCGCCATGCCTGTCAGGAAGTTGAGGGCATGCTGAACGGCATCTTAAATAAAGACACCGTGAAACTTCCTGTAGCACGGATCAACATTTTTCACCAGCCAGGCAGTGGGGGGAGCACAGTGGCCAGGCAGATCCtctggaaaaacaaaaagaactTACGGTGTGCCATAGTGAACTCAAGATACCAAACTACAAAGGTGTGTGAACATGCGGTGGAGCTCAGAGAGTATGAAGAAAGGGACACTGAAAATTGTTTGCCAGTTCTCCTTCTTCTGGAAGACTGTACCGAAGAGTACATTGATGAATTAAAACACAGTTTACGAGAAGTCATGGTTCATAAAAAAGTGAGACGTGCAAAGACTTGCTTTATCCTCTTGACCTGTAAACGTTCAAATGCACCAGAAAAGTCTTGTTCAGCCTCACCCATCGACACAGTCGCCATCACCCACAAGCTCAGAGATAACGAGAAGCTGCTGTTCAAAGACAAAGCTGAAGAACTCAATGAAACATTTCCTTCTCAGGACCTGATCATTACTTTAATGAGTCAAGAGTTCAATAAGAAGTACCTGGAAGACTTTGTGAAGAATGTGATGGAAGATCTAGACCACTCTTCTCCAGTAACTCGTCTGATCAGATACGCAGCATTACTAAATCATTATGTTAAAAATTCTTATATCTCCCTTTCCCACTGTGAAGTCCTTCTGGGAATTCAGTCTTATGTTACTCAAGACTACAGACTGAGCCAAAATCATGATCTCAACAGCTTAAGTGAACAAGCACTGATCATGGAGCTAAGGGATGAATCAACATTCATTTCTGCCATTCGTATTTTACATCCTCTAATCGCAGAGGAAATTATAAATCAATATTCCACCCGTTCATACCCTCAGAGTAAGATTGCCCTGGAACTACTCAACGAATCTGCTGCTCTCAACCACAGATTTGCACAGCAGGAAtttataaaatttataaaagacTTGTTTTTCCGGCGACACAAGAAAAGTCGTGGTGACAATGTAGACAGTTTCTTTTCCCCACTAATAGAACACGTATGTAATGTGGAAAGAGACACTGAGAAGGCCATTGAACTTCTACAGGTTGCCTTTGAGCAATTTGATAAAGATGCACATTTTGCACAACAACTTGCCAGACTCCATtataaaaattctaaatttgaagaAGCACAGAAATGGGTGGGAACCGCCAAAGCAAAGCTGCCGGATGATTCATATATATTGGACACTGAAGGACGCCTCTACAAGGAATGGTTTACCGCAAACCACGACAAGTATAAGGAGAACCCAAGCTCAGTAGATGAAATCAGCCTGATTGAGCTTGGCCTTAAGTCAATGGAGAGCTTCAGAGAGGCACAGAGAGCTGCAAATAATGACAAAGATACAATCAATAActctggatatatgggggaagtAGATATTGGATGCAACCTGCTAGAGCTGCTACTAACATTATTTGAAAACATAAAGAAAGACAAGGCAGAAttggtggaatatcttttcaATGAAAAATACATTCCAGAAGAGATAAAGGACTCTTGGGCAAAGCTACACGATCGTTTAAAAAGTTTGTACCAAAATATGTATAAAGCTCTAGAGTGGATTTCAGAAGACGTCGGCTGCTTTCAGGGGGATAAAATTGATGTCTGGGAGACAACCAAGAAGGATGATTTTGTCGGGAATTGGTTAGTTAAGCAGACAAAAATATTTGCCGATTGTTTTAGATCTGTAGGCCGGGCAGGCTATTCTGCATCAGCTGAAGAAAATCCATTTGCCAGGAAGATGGCAATTTATAGCCTAGGGGGCAGCAGTGTGGCAACCATTCTGTCATTGTTATCCAATTCAAACGTTGAACAATCAGTTTCAGATTTGGAGAAGATCATCAACTGCTACCCTAGAGACATATCTGAAGACAGACTGGATGATGGTGACCTCATTAGCCTCATAATGTGCCATATTGCTCTGGGAAGTGTCCAGCCGGACTCTAGAAAACTTTTGGAATTCAAGAAATTGCTGGAGATAAGCCAACGGTTTCTGAATGagcgaaaaacatttcctgcaagtgCCTACTTTCttattttcatgctttactgGCCAGATGAAAGATTTCTAACCTCACAATATGCAAACAAGGGCAATGTTCTGAACTCTGCAATGGAAAAAGCTAAACGGCTGCACCAGAAAAGAATTAAGGACGTCCCCGTCCGTAAGAAAAGAACAAACGTGCTCTTCTTCCTCGGGAAGGGCATCGGCCTCCAGAAGTTAATTTTCAGAAGTGCTATAGAAAGGCTTCTAAACCATCCATTAAATGAACGCACCTTCCGATTTCACAGCGACCCAAACGATAGAAAACTAATTCAGGACAAGCTAAAGAAAGTCGATGGATGGACAGAAAATGGAAGAGTCTACACAAAGGGCCCTTTCGGAAAAGGGAAGATCGAGGTCTTACCTCTAAACTATTCATCAGTTCCTCATGGGGAGGAAAATGTGACTTTCTACCTGGGGTTCACCTACATTGGATACGTAACTTACGGGATTGAAGTCAAAGAACATTAAAGTGGATCTGAACCCAAGAAGAGAAATTTCATATTGCACCTTACCTgcccttagatgtgatggctgcatttgttttctttttttttttccatttggtgatactgtcagtaacacacttcttgtcctagggtgacaacgcctactcactgtactgtatcagTGGAGGAGGCAGCAATGTCACCCAAGGactgaactacagaacacctaccCCATGCCTACTTTTTGCCAGAACATggagggaggtgttctgtagtccacacaGAGAACTAGGAACAAGGTGATACCAGTCAGAGCACAGCAAGTTATACGttcacaagatttctgacaggATTGAATTGGTATTTGATGCTCTTATTGAACATGGCAAGTGTGgcaaacctagccacttctggaacGCTGGACGTTACATGTCATAGGGTTGTCTGTATTATATGCTATGTATTCTGCTGGGTCTTATGTGGGCATAGTAAGTTGTATGCTGGCAGCCGTATACCACTAGCATTCAAGTACTTCGTTTTATGTTGCCCAATCGGTGTTCGGCAGTTTTAAACCGAACTCCCACAACACATAACCCCAGACCCCAGCTATCAACCGACTCGTGCAGCAATGCCTGATGggagaattatccaaaatgttaagTTCCCCATGTGGTCCTCACTGTATTACCCCTGCTAAATCTGTTTGGCTGTTGGAAACCCCTTGCATGGGGAATTATATAAATATGGAAGCCTGTGAATAAAAAGTCAGTTGACTCCCAGAGCTGTGTTTCGTCCGGTTACTGGGGGGGATTTGGGACATTGCCTTACTTTTCAGCGCTGACTGTGGATTCACCCTGGTTACCAGCGGAGATCGTGGATTTTAATATTGTACTCCGCTACATCCAATAGAGGAGCACCGCGAGTGTGtgtccacaagggggcagcagagtgtcAGAGATAACAGAATTATTGAGTTTGAAAAAGGATCCCCCCCCACCCTTCAATATATATACCAGTCCAGGGAAGGGGTGTATCAATATACACCACGGGGAGGAGGGGCTTCTTATTTATACTTATTAGAAATATACCACCCTGGGGGAGGGGCTTCTTATATATACTACCCTGGGGGGCTTCTTATATTTATTAGGGATATACCACCCTGGGGAGGGGCTTCTTATATTTATTAGGAATATACCACCCTGGGGGAGGGGCTTCTTATATACATATTAGGAATATACCACCCTGGGGGAGGGGCTTCTTATATTTATTAGGAATATACCACCCTGGGGGAGGGGCTTCTTATATACATATTAGGAATATAGGAAAGGCTGCACCAGACCATGGAAATAAATCAGCCAGCGGTGGGATTTGGACCCCAGACCAATGCGGGGGTTGGGTCGTGTAAGAAGTCGGTGAGCCACAAGCAGGTTGGTGATCTCCCGGCCGGGTCTCTATCTTTGGTACGGAGGGTTCCCTGTGTCCTCCTGAAataggagaaggaagggggaggtagGTGAGCAGAGGTGAGTAGCTCAGTGGATAAGGACGGTGATCAGGGCGGTGACGACCCGAGTTCGAATCCCGGAGCGGATTGGACGGACATGAATGGCTCAGAGAAGGAGAATGTGATGAAGGGCCCATACAACCAAAGCTGAGGCCCCTGAGTGATCAGGGCGGAAGTCCCTCAGGGGAGGAGCTTTGTGACTGGAGGCCCGGCAATGACCTCAGAGGTTCAGGATCAAATCTTCGCTACTTCTTGGAATTTTTACTCTTTCATGACTTTTATTCTTGAAATAGTAGAACCAACACACAAGTCACTGAGCAGAGGCGAGTAGCTCAGTGGATAAGAGCAGCAACCTGGGCGCCATGGACGTGAGTTCAAACCCCATAGTCCCCAGGTCACGTCTCTGAGTGGATTGGGTGGAAGGAATCACTGACAGAGGCGGCATTGACTCGAGTTCATATCTCTGAGTGAGTTGGGCGGATGAGAATCACTCAGTGATGGAAGGACCGTAGACCCGCATTCATATCCTGCAGACCCCCCATTCATATCCTGCAGACCCCCCCATGCTCAAATCCCTGAGGGAAAGCTTGGAGGCCATGGACAACCCACCAGTCTGCTCCAGTCCCAGGTCCCCACCGGCCTGTAACATGTGTGGCATCGCCTTAGGTTGTGGACATCACGCTTCTTCCGTCCATGGTCTGTGACATCACTGCAACATATATAAAAAGAATGGGCTGTCTTACCGGGGCAGCCCATTACAAACTCTTATACCTAGCAAAAATTTCCAATTTTGTCTTCTAACCATTCCCCCAATATATAGGGGGCCCCTCAGGTACAGTACCTGAGCCCCCTACTGGTGGGATATAGAAGAGGGCTGGAAACATTCCCCACTACCCTCCTCCACCAACAGGGGGAACTCAGGCACTGCACAGCCCCTGGAACTCTCCAACCTCCACCAGAGGGATTTGAACCCACAGCCTTCATCACAGCAGTCTGAGTCCTTACTCTCTGAGCCATCACCTGCACTCAGACACCAAGGTGTTTGTTTCTCATAGTTCAGGTATTAATCtgctgaaaataaataaagagacacCGAGCCTTGAACCTGCAACTCCAAAATTTCTGTGGGGTCACTGGCTGACTACCAACCCTCAGAGCCACCTACCTGGCTGGAGGAGAAGTCTGATTCAGATAATCATCAACCACTCAGCACAATATGAAGGAAATAATGAGCTGCCAGCCCCGGGATTCCATCTCACGTCGCCAGAACATAGGCGACCCAACTACCTGAGCCGTGAGGATCTGCCCTCCAATGTTCTCATCCTTCTATTTCCTATACATCGGGTACTAGCCGAAATACCAAAAACATTCTAAGTCCCgtcatccagaatagagagagaaTATTCTATGTTGTCATTGGATTCAGGTGTCCCAATCCCCTCCATGGTCACAGGTGTATAACATCAGCACCTCGGCATGCAGACGAATTCTACAAACATTTGTAGAAGAACGGGTCGCTCTCTGGAGCTCAGTGAATACGAGCGTGGTACCGGGATTGGTGGCCACCTGTGCAATAAATCCATCTGTGAAATTCTCTTGTTACTAAATTTTCCACGGTCacccattattataacaaagtggaAGGACTTTACTGGTAGGATATAGTAGAGGGCTGGAAACATTCCACACTACCCTCCTCCACCACCAGGGGGCTCAGGCACTGCACAGCCCCTGGAACTCACCAACCTCCACCAGAGGGATTTGAACCCACAGCCTTCATCACACCAGTCTGAGTCCTTACTCTCTGAGCCATCACCTGCACTCAGACACCAAGGTGTTCCTTCTCATAGTTCAGGTATTAATCTGCTGCAAATAAATAAAGAGACACCGAGCCTTGAACCTGCGACTCCAAAATCTCTGTGGGGTCACTGGCTGACTACCAACCCTCAGAGCCACCTACCTGGCTGGAGGAGAAGTCTGGTTCAGATAATCATCAATCACTCAGCACAATACAAAGGAGATAATGAGCTGCCGGCCCCGGGATTCCATCTCACGTCTCCAGAACTTTCCACAGAATATAGGCGACCCAACTACCTGAGCCGTGAGGATCTGCCCTCCAATGTTCTCATCCTTCTATTTCCTATACATCGGGTACAAGCCGAAATACCAAAAATATTCCAAGTCCCACCATCCGGAATAGAGGAGAATATTCTATGTTGTCATTGGATTCAGGTGTCCCAATCCCCTCCATGGTCACAGGTGTATAACATCAGCACCTCGGCATGCAGACGAATTCTACAAACATTTGGGTCGCTCTCTGGAGCTCAGTGAATACGAGCGTGGTACCGGGATTGGTGGTCACCTGGGCAATAAATCCATCTGTGAAATGTTCTTGTTACTAAATTTTCCACGGTCAcctattattataacaaagtggaAGGACTTTACTGCCAGGACCTGGGGGTGGGCTTGAAACATTCCCCACTACCCTCCTCCACCAACAGGGGATCAGGCACTGCACAGCCCCTAGAACTCTCCAACCTCCACCAGAGGGATTTGAACCCACAGCCTTCATCACAGCAGTCTGAGTCCTTACTCTCTGAGCCATCACCTGCACTCAGACACCAAGGTGTTCCTTCTCATAGTTCAGGTATTACTCTGCTGCAAATAAATAAAGAGACACCGAGCCTTGAACCTGTGACTCCAAAACCTCTGGGGGGGTCACTGGCTACCAACCCTCAGAGCCACCTACCTGGCTGGAGGAGACATCTGATTCAGATGGGTCTCAGTGTCATCACCCCCATTGTACAATACAAAGGAGATAATGAGCTGCCGGCCCCGGGATTCCATCTCACGTCTCCAGAACTTTCCACAGAACATAGGCGACCCAACTACCTGAGCCATGAGGATCTCCCCTCCAATGTTCTCATCCTTCTATTTCCTATACATCGGGTATGAGCCGAAATACCAAAAATATTCCAAGTCCCGTCATCCGGAATAGAGGAGAATATTCTATGTTGTCATTGGAGGTTCATTCAGGTGTCCCAATCCCCTCCATGGTCTCAGGTGTATAACATCAGCACCTCGGCATGCAGACGAATTCTTCAAACATTTGGGTCGCTCTCTGGAGCTCAGTGAATACGAGCGTGGTACCGGGATTGGTGGTCACCTGGGCAATAAATCCATCTGTGAAATTCTCTTGTTACTAAATTTTCCACGGTCACCTGTTATTATAACAAAGTGGAAGGACTTTATTGGCAGGATATAGTAGAGGGTTTGAAACATTCCCCACTACCCTCCTCCACCAACAGGGGGATCAGGCACCACACAGCCCCTGGAACTCTCCAACCTCCACCAGAGGGATTTGAACCCACAGCCTTCATCACACCAGTCTGAGTCCTTACTCTCTGAGCCATCACCTGCACTCAGACACCAAGGTGTTCCTTCTCATAGTTCAGGTATTACTCTGCTGCAAATAAATAAAGAGACACCGAGCTTTGAACCTGCGACTCCAAAACCTCTGGGGGGTCACTGGCTACCAACCCTCAGAGCCACCTACCTGACTGACTACCAACCCTCAGAGCCACCTACCTGGCTGACTACCAACCCTCAGAGCCACCTACCTGGCTGACTACCAACCCTCAGAGCCACCTACCTGGCTGACTACCAACCCTCAGAGCCACCTACCTGGCTGGAGGAGAAGTCTGATTCAGATAATCATCAACCGCTCAGCACAATATGAAGGAAATAATGAGCTGCCGGCGCCGGGATTCCATCTCACGTCTCCAGGACCCAACTACCTGATGAAGATGATAGGGAGGGAAACCCTATCAGGGGTCCGCACTCCCCCTAGAGCAGAGGTTCTCAACCCtgacctcaagtacccccaacaggccatgtttgcaagtTTTCCTCacctcatccatccatccgtccCCAAcccctcatccatccatccatatgtCTGTCCCAGGATTCCAGAATGTAATTATAGAACACCTGATGTACAGAATTCCTCCCACAAACTCTcccctcatccatccatccatggaaGGGGGATCCGAActatggagtgtttttttttttttttttttaataaaataatttttattgaaaacatttttaaaattacatatatacatCGTATAcagatacagcccccccccccccaaaaaaaaccaaaCTGCGGATCCCATACAAAAATATTTCTTTATATCAAAACCATCGTTCCTCCAATCACAATCTTACAACTTTCAATGGCTTT
This window contains:
- the LOC120918992 gene encoding sterile alpha motif domain-containing protein 9-like, which produces MGDKPLKCWTENDVSNWLSSIGLKRKHITKLHEEEATGAVLRILNEGDLEKMGMKYFQIQLLLRERDKLFEKEIQRKSPKGEDKPHPEPGRSSINPPDISPSSAKHKTEEEDQRNSNTLQEKLRDTQSKPTEMDSNLITKSVQVDKFPQKITINVSEDHQDTTSPEDKNQIVAKDSERFKGSKENARPTAFTQSIFRPFDNRDTNFKSVKNQVLPPETSIADLITPCHEYKSFSIAADLDRPRLLAKLRYETFRFAAACLNMRTNGTIHFGIMDSVEDKGFTHGQIVGIPIRNKDWYADLLNDLDKSFPEASEHTAAAMCIRCPQFIEVVDVGSEEERFVVEVDIESLSVTVEGKMFQVRLPKFDEHKNKTFYEKKTIYERAGTKSQPVKIEEDYNAFMLRLKEADKRRKEAEEANVPEARRYENLGRKVSVLLTNGKQYFDDTLQYVLITNRCEKNQLQHLNFLKYLKMLCVFDFDAESDISGLHSKCKDYHQTNIYSLKSYASEYGKNLDDIINNLGLFKHTSWIFCNGRKSFLGEDLPCDEQSWIKNKMKHFKKAVSLICDNIEKGSFIVLFMLLSPVEKPIVKALMEFYEELSGMEYITCITECEEYYTQWAGLAQVICNRTELDQRSVVGMKLSHVDATVQDMIPEKNFNRTLPVSTKGVCVLTTPKEEKMNSLNILCVNECENTNLKAIDPKTLESDFYRGGKISWKHLWLAEQTKCGAFIERHACQEVEGMLNGILNKDTVKLPVARINIFHQPGSGGSTVARQILWKNKKNLRCAIVNSRYQTTKVCEHAVELREYEERDTENCLPVLLLLEDCTEEYIDELKHSLREVMVHKKVRRAKTCFILLTCKRSNAPEKSCSASPIDTVAITHKLRDNEKLLFKDKAEELNETFPSQDLIITLMSQEFNKKYLEDFVKNVMEDLDHSSPVTRLIRYAALLNHYVKNSYISLSHCEVLLGIQSYVTQDYRLSQNHDLNSLSEQALIMELRDESTFISAIRILHPLIAEEIINQYSTRSYPQSKIALELLNESAALNHRFAQQEFIKFIKDLFFRRHKKSRGDNVDSFFSPLIEHVCNVERDTEKAIELLQVAFEQFDKDAHFAQQLARLHYKNSKFEEAQKWVGTAKAKLPDDSYILDTEGRLYKEWFTANHDKYKENPSSVDEISLIELGLKSMESFREAQRAANNDKDTINNSGYMGEVDIGCNLLELLLTLFENIKKDKAELVEYLFNEKYIPEEIKDSWAKLHDRLKSLYQNMYKALEWISEDVGCFQGDKIDVWETTKKDDFVGNWLVKQTKIFADCFRSVGRAGYSASAEENPFARKMAIYSLGGSSVATILSLLSNSNVEQSVSDLEKIINCYPRDISEDRLDDGDLISLIMCHIALGSVQPDSRKLLEFKKLLEISQRFLNERKTFPASAYFLIFMLYWPDERFLTSQYANKGNVLNSAMEKAKRLHQKRIKDVPVRKKRTNVLFFLGKGIGLQKLIFRSAIERLLNHPLNERTFRFHSDPNDRKLIQDKLKKVDGWTENGRVYTKGPFGKGKIEVLPLNYSSVPHGEENVTFYLGFTYIGYVTYGIEVKEH